A single window of Acidobacteriota bacterium DNA harbors:
- a CDS encoding GMC family oxidoreductase: MAQKKIVYDAIIVGSGAAGGIAAHVLVNKGLNVLLLEIGPKWDRNTQFYTEHSWPYEMPFRGLGKPGQYDGLWKVGAYTEHLYVHPFKEPYARAAGTDFHWTRIHAVGGRTNTWSRVSLRMSEWDMRPKSLQDGAGEDWPISYQELAPYYDKAEELMGVFGTREGLAVTPDGNYHAPTPPARCGEVHLLKSSKKTGIPVIPIRKAMLMKSRDTGAACHFCGNCDYGCSTASRFSTLDAIIPKLIGRKNFTLRTGAAVRRVLLDAKTGKARGVEFVDTKNKLTYEARAKVVIVGAGAMASTRILLNSKTRHHENGMANASGVLGHYLMDNFKAGFISGFLPNLKATQIFNDDGAGGGHVYIPRHTNIPGGRKISTLRGWQYQPGSGSSAFPGYSKAVPGFGSDFKKEVRELNPARVSLAGFGECLPYFDNYCEIDPDGLKDQYGIPQLRFHAKWHDNELKMAELMYDTAEEILRAAGAEVAPYKRNLPPPPGDATHEVGTARMGNDPKTSVLNKFNQAHEVKNLFVVDGASFVSCPEKNCTLSIAAVSWRASEYLTEELKRGNL; encoded by the coding sequence ATGGCACAGAAGAAAATTGTTTACGACGCCATCATCGTCGGTTCCGGCGCTGCCGGAGGTATTGCCGCTCATGTTCTGGTCAACAAAGGCCTCAACGTCCTGCTGCTGGAAATCGGCCCGAAATGGGATCGCAATACGCAGTTTTACACTGAACATTCCTGGCCGTATGAAATGCCGTTTCGTGGACTTGGCAAGCCGGGGCAATACGATGGGCTGTGGAAAGTCGGCGCGTACACTGAACATCTGTACGTTCATCCCTTCAAAGAGCCGTATGCCCGCGCGGCTGGAACGGATTTTCACTGGACGCGCATTCACGCCGTCGGCGGACGCACCAATACCTGGTCGCGGGTTTCGCTGCGAATGTCCGAATGGGATATGAGGCCAAAATCCTTGCAGGACGGCGCGGGCGAAGACTGGCCGATTTCTTACCAGGAACTTGCGCCGTATTACGACAAAGCCGAAGAGTTGATGGGCGTGTTCGGAACGCGTGAAGGATTGGCCGTTACGCCCGACGGCAATTATCACGCGCCGACGCCGCCCGCGCGTTGCGGCGAAGTTCATTTGCTGAAAAGCAGCAAAAAGACCGGCATTCCGGTCATCCCCATTCGCAAAGCCATGTTGATGAAAAGCCGTGATACGGGCGCAGCTTGTCATTTTTGCGGCAATTGCGATTACGGCTGTTCGACGGCTTCGCGGTTTTCCACCCTGGACGCCATCATTCCGAAACTGATCGGGCGAAAGAATTTCACCCTGCGAACCGGCGCAGCCGTGCGTCGCGTGTTGCTGGACGCCAAAACCGGCAAGGCGCGCGGCGTGGAATTTGTGGATACCAAAAACAAGCTGACGTACGAAGCACGCGCGAAAGTCGTTATCGTTGGCGCAGGCGCGATGGCGTCAACGCGCATTCTGCTGAATTCCAAAACGCGCCATCATGAAAACGGAATGGCCAATGCTTCCGGCGTGCTGGGCCATTACCTGATGGACAATTTCAAAGCCGGATTCATCAGCGGATTTTTGCCCAATTTGAAAGCGACGCAGATTTTCAATGACGACGGAGCCGGCGGCGGGCACGTGTACATTCCGCGCCACACGAACATCCCCGGAGGTCGCAAGATTTCGACGCTGCGCGGTTGGCAATACCAACCCGGCAGCGGCTCAAGCGCCTTCCCTGGTTATTCCAAAGCCGTGCCGGGTTTCGGTTCCGACTTCAAAAAAGAAGTCCGCGAATTGAATCCTGCGCGGGTTTCACTGGCGGGATTCGGTGAATGCCTGCCGTATTTCGACAATTACTGCGAAATTGATCCTGACGGTTTGAAGGATCAATACGGCATCCCGCAGCTTCGATTCCACGCCAAATGGCATGACAATGAACTGAAAATGGCCGAATTGATGTACGACACCGCCGAAGAAATCCTGCGCGCAGCCGGAGCCGAAGTTGCTCCGTACAAACGCAACCTGCCGCCTCCGCCGGGCGATGCCACGCATGAAGTTGGCACCGCGCGCATGGGCAACGATCCCAAAACTTCCGTGCTGAACAAATTCAATCAGGCGCACGAAGTCAAAAACCTGTTTGTCGTGGATGGCGCATCGTTCGTCTCGTGCCCGGAAAAAAACTGCACGCTTTCGATTGCGGCGGTTTCATGGCGCGCCAGCGAATATCTGACTGAAGAACTGAAACGAGGGAATTTATGA
- a CDS encoding cupin domain-containing protein, with protein MKRILTIAGLITFGVMMGWQLGNRNQARAGEGFIHERDEQVAKTGAAPHNGPGRSTGYNFFEKATDFKQIFRKRVLHPGAAIGYHLQKEDEVYYILSGTGVMQMNGNEFPVKAGDAILTRPGSSHGLKQTGKDDLALIIVYEKK; from the coding sequence ATGAAACGAATTTTGACGATCGCCGGGCTGATCACATTCGGCGTGATGATGGGATGGCAACTTGGCAACCGCAACCAGGCGCGAGCCGGTGAAGGATTCATTCATGAACGCGATGAACAAGTCGCCAAAACCGGTGCTGCGCCGCACAACGGGCCGGGACGGTCAACGGGCTACAACTTCTTCGAAAAAGCCACGGACTTCAAACAAATCTTTCGCAAACGCGTGCTGCATCCCGGCGCAGCCATCGGGTATCACCTGCAAAAAGAAGACGAGGTTTATTACATCCTCAGCGGCACCGGTGTGATGCAAATGAACGGCAACGAATTCCCCGTCAAAGCGGGCGATGCGATTCTGACGCGTCCGGGCAGTTCGCACGGATTGAAACAAACCGGTAAAGACGACCTGGCGCTGATCATCGTCTACGAGAAGAAATAA
- a CDS encoding TonB-dependent receptor, translated as MISVRNFGLRKIPFAVFALLLAIPLAVFAQVTTATIVGTISDPSGATLPGAQVTARNVDTGLTRTVVSGEEGTYRLEFLPVGNYVLEVTANGLKKFSRSGIVLQVNDTARVDVTLTVGQVSETVTITEAPPAVNTSTPEIGRTIQSAEIASLPLVDRNVYTLLDLTPGVQSNNNGVAAASTGTSSLILGFPEQRTLINGGTDGGTGSVNYYLDGGTNMTNLRNTGNILPNPDAIQEFRVQTNSYNAEYGRFASGVINVLTKSGTNKLHGSLFEFLRNDVFNANDWGSQLAKAPLRRNQFGGTLGGPIKRDKTFFFFSYSGLRQTTSSFLSGAVVPTALERTGNFSASGTKPTDPATGQTFVCNGVTGVICANRLDPVALKIINNYIPLSNVAGNKWQGNVPSPFDSDEYLGKVDHQLNAAHRLTFNYFTTAGTNTVKAGGGNLPWASQQFNWRQHNLNLSDVWVIGPTKINQAWITYTRNFGGRLNLPQTSLGDLGSAFTIQGTPSLPQITVSGFFTLTNAIGGPTAGTNFYSIRDVFSWTKGAHAFRFGGELSLNKDIQQTLLNNYGVFTFNNGATKNALADFLLGIPSAITQDAPVTGYTNTWYTALFAQDDFRILPRLTLNLGVRWDIQTPPTDPYNRVVNYVPGVKSTVNAIAPVGAQFYGDPGVERGGIPVSYSHVSPRIGFAWDPFGDGKTSVRAGFGLFYGSISGNEWNTMTNFQPFSTRLSFTNINQKTNSAGVPLGATLSNPYNAFVGGNPFPYKGTFITGGGLQAVAPDFEWPRSYQTNFSIQRQITKDLTVGAAYVGTFSSKLPFARDVNYPVLTPTATSAGANVLSRRPNTAFGAVNLLASDQTASYNGLQVTSSMRMSHHVSFNAFYTFSKTLSSVQLHNNTTAGGAENFSNLELDRGRADTDQRHVFSMSLNYQPDYYTGNNVVVRNILNGWSISPIIKMRSGLPFTVTNGNVDANLDGNTNDRAQLIGDPHIDHPTAAQWFNTAAFVQNKVVTGVATNGNSPRNVLDGPGYKVVDLALSRDFHLTERFKLRFRAEGTNVFNIVNLGQPGASVPSGATSTTFGVITSASAMRRLQFGLRLTF; from the coding sequence ATGATCAGCGTAAGAAACTTTGGTTTACGGAAGATCCCGTTTGCTGTTTTCGCACTCCTGCTTGCCATTCCGCTGGCAGTTTTTGCACAAGTTACAACTGCTACGATCGTCGGCACAATTTCAGACCCGAGCGGCGCGACATTGCCGGGCGCTCAGGTCACTGCACGCAATGTTGATACTGGCCTTACCCGCACTGTGGTCTCCGGCGAGGAAGGAACTTACCGGCTCGAATTTCTTCCGGTCGGTAATTATGTGCTGGAAGTAACGGCCAATGGCCTGAAAAAATTCAGCCGTAGCGGCATCGTCCTGCAGGTCAACGACACCGCGCGCGTGGATGTTACGCTCACGGTTGGACAGGTCAGCGAAACCGTGACCATCACGGAAGCGCCGCCTGCGGTCAATACCAGCACTCCCGAAATCGGGCGCACCATTCAATCCGCCGAAATCGCCAGTCTGCCGTTGGTTGACCGTAACGTTTACACGCTGCTGGACCTGACGCCCGGTGTGCAATCCAACAACAATGGTGTCGCCGCAGCCTCCACAGGAACCAGTTCGCTGATTCTGGGCTTTCCCGAACAGCGCACACTGATTAATGGTGGCACGGATGGCGGTACCGGCTCCGTCAATTATTACCTGGACGGCGGCACCAACATGACCAACCTGCGCAATACCGGCAACATCCTGCCCAATCCCGATGCCATCCAGGAATTCCGTGTTCAGACCAATAGTTACAACGCGGAGTATGGTCGTTTTGCCAGTGGTGTCATTAATGTGCTGACCAAATCCGGCACCAACAAATTACACGGCTCGCTTTTTGAGTTCCTGCGCAACGACGTATTCAATGCAAACGACTGGGGTTCCCAATTGGCGAAAGCGCCGCTGCGTCGCAACCAGTTCGGCGGCACGCTCGGCGGGCCCATCAAACGCGACAAAACCTTCTTTTTCTTTTCCTATTCCGGTTTGCGCCAAACCACCAGCAGCTTTTTGAGCGGAGCCGTCGTCCCGACTGCGCTGGAACGCACCGGCAATTTCAGCGCCTCCGGAACCAAGCCCACAGACCCTGCCACTGGTCAAACGTTTGTCTGTAACGGTGTCACAGGCGTCATTTGTGCTAACCGTCTCGATCCCGTGGCGTTGAAGATCATCAATAACTACATTCCGCTTTCCAATGTCGCAGGCAATAAATGGCAAGGGAATGTCCCCAGTCCCTTCGATTCGGACGAATATCTGGGAAAGGTGGATCATCAGTTGAATGCAGCGCACCGCTTGACCTTCAACTACTTCACAACCGCGGGAACCAACACGGTGAAGGCGGGCGGCGGCAATCTGCCCTGGGCCAGCCAGCAATTCAACTGGCGGCAACACAACCTTAACCTGAGCGACGTTTGGGTCATCGGCCCGACTAAAATCAACCAGGCCTGGATCACGTACACGCGCAATTTTGGCGGGCGATTGAATCTGCCTCAAACTTCGCTGGGCGATTTGGGTTCGGCGTTCACGATCCAGGGCACGCCGTCGCTGCCGCAAATCACGGTCAGCGGCTTTTTCACGCTGACGAACGCCATTGGCGGCCCGACCGCTGGCACGAACTTCTATTCCATTCGCGATGTTTTCAGTTGGACAAAGGGAGCGCACGCGTTCCGGTTCGGAGGTGAACTTTCACTCAACAAGGATATTCAACAGACATTGCTCAACAATTACGGTGTTTTCACCTTCAACAACGGCGCGACCAAAAACGCGCTGGCGGATTTCCTGCTCGGCATTCCCAGTGCAATCACGCAGGACGCGCCCGTCACGGGTTACACCAACACGTGGTACACGGCGCTTTTCGCGCAGGATGATTTCCGCATTCTTCCGCGCCTGACCCTGAATCTGGGTGTGCGCTGGGACATTCAGACGCCTCCCACAGACCCGTACAATCGCGTCGTCAATTACGTTCCCGGCGTGAAATCCACGGTTAATGCAATTGCGCCGGTTGGAGCGCAGTTTTACGGCGATCCGGGCGTGGAACGCGGCGGCATCCCGGTCAGTTACAGCCACGTTTCTCCGCGCATCGGGTTTGCGTGGGATCCATTCGGCGACGGGAAGACTTCCGTTCGCGCCGGCTTCGGGTTGTTTTACGGCAGCATTTCGGGCAACGAATGGAACACGATGACCAATTTCCAGCCCTTCTCCACCCGGCTGAGTTTCACCAACATCAATCAAAAGACGAATTCGGCTGGCGTGCCGCTGGGAGCGACGCTCAGCAATCCGTACAACGCCTTCGTGGGCGGCAATCCCTTCCCCTACAAAGGGACGTTCATTACCGGTGGCGGCCTGCAAGCAGTCGCACCGGATTTTGAGTGGCCCCGCTCCTACCAGACGAACTTCTCCATTCAGCGTCAGATCACGAAGGACCTGACCGTAGGCGCAGCGTATGTCGGCACGTTCAGCAGCAAATTGCCTTTCGCACGGGATGTGAACTATCCGGTTCTCACCCCTACGGCGACCAGCGCCGGAGCAAACGTCCTTTCGCGCCGTCCCAACACGGCGTTCGGAGCCGTGAATTTGCTGGCCTCGGATCAGACCGCTTCTTACAACGGGCTGCAGGTGACCAGTTCCATGCGCATGAGCCACCATGTCAGCTTCAATGCCTTCTACACCTTTAGCAAAACCTTGAGCAGCGTGCAGTTGCATAACAACACGACTGCGGGCGGAGCCGAAAACTTCAGCAATCTGGAATTGGATCGTGGTCGCGCCGACACCGACCAGCGCCACGTTTTCAGCATGAGCTTGAATTACCAACCGGATTATTACACCGGCAACAACGTCGTCGTGCGCAATATCCTGAACGGTTGGAGCATTTCGCCCATCATCAAGATGCGCAGCGGACTGCCGTTCACCGTCACCAACGGCAACGTGGACGCCAACCTGGACGGCAACACCAACGACCGCGCGCAGTTGATTGGCGACCCGCATATTGACCATCCAACGGCGGCGCAATGGTTCAACACCGCCGCCTTCGTCCAGAACAAAGTCGTGACCGGCGTCGCCACCAACGGCAATTCGCCGCGCAATGTGCTCGACGGTCCGGGTTATAAAGTCGTTGACCTGGCGCTGTCGCGCGATTTCCATTTGACCGAGCGCTTCAAGCTGCGGTTCCGTGCCGAGGGGACAAATGTTTTCAACATCGTGAACCTGGGGCAACCGGGAGCCTCCGTTCCTTCGGGCGCGACCTCCACGACGTTTGGCGTGATTACATCGGCCAGCGCAATGCGAAGGCTGCAATTTGGTTTGCGGCTGACGTTCTAA
- a CDS encoding DUF488 domain-containing protein produces the protein MTLFSIGHSNASLESFLHLLRQHDITLLVDTRSKPYSRYNTHFSRDPLKQSLKERGIEYVFLGDRIGGKPEDETFYFQSGKVDYEQLAKSPAYLAGIEQLIQLGQTRRVAFMCAEADYKHCHRYWLITQTLVERGIEVRHILHSGETASSVTGDFDPAQPSLF, from the coding sequence ATGACACTCTTCAGCATCGGGCACAGCAACGCGAGTTTGGAAAGTTTTCTCCACCTGCTTCGGCAGCACGACATCACCCTGCTTGTGGACACGCGCAGCAAACCTTACAGCCGATACAACACCCATTTCAGCCGCGATCCACTGAAGCAATCGCTGAAGGAGCGGGGAATCGAGTACGTCTTTCTAGGCGACCGGATCGGCGGCAAACCGGAAGACGAGACCTTCTATTTTCAAAGCGGCAAAGTGGATTATGAACAGTTGGCAAAATCCCCGGCGTATCTTGCCGGGATTGAGCAGTTGATTCAATTGGGCCAAACTCGTCGCGTTGCGTTCATGTGCGCCGAAGCGGATTACAAACATTGCCATCGGTATTGGTTGATTACGCAGACTCTGGTCGAACGAGGCATAGAAGTTCGGCACATTTTGCATTCTGGAGAAACGGCTAGCTCGGTGACGGGTGATTTTGATCCTGCTCAACCAAGCCTGTTCTAA
- the rnhA gene encoding ribonuclease HI, with the protein MNNLKQVVIYTDGACSGNPGPGGYGVVLLYNEHRKELSGGFRKTTNNRMELLGAIEGLRALKDRCSVKLHTDSQYVVNAIEKGWAAKWRANGWMRNKKEKAVNPDLWEQLLTLCQKHDVQFIWVRGHAGNRENERCDVLAVAASLKPNLPADEVYERGAE; encoded by the coding sequence ATGAATAATCTGAAGCAAGTGGTGATTTACACGGATGGAGCCTGTTCCGGGAATCCAGGGCCGGGCGGATACGGCGTGGTGTTGTTGTACAACGAGCATCGCAAGGAACTTTCCGGCGGATTTCGCAAAACGACGAACAACCGGATGGAACTGCTCGGCGCGATTGAAGGGTTGCGGGCGCTGAAGGATCGGTGTTCCGTGAAGCTCCACACGGATTCACAGTATGTCGTCAACGCGATTGAAAAAGGCTGGGCGGCAAAATGGCGCGCAAACGGTTGGATGCGCAACAAGAAGGAAAAAGCCGTCAACCCGGATTTGTGGGAGCAATTGCTGACGCTCTGCCAAAAGCACGACGTGCAGTTCATCTGGGTCAGAGGCCACGCGGGCAACAGGGAAAACGAACGGTGTGATGTGTTGGCCGTTGCGGCCTCTCTGAAACCGAACTTGCCTGCAGATGAAGTGTACGAGCGGGGAGCAGAATGA